The window AAGGGAAACCCGCGCTGCAGCAAGTCGTCATCGACTTCGTTCCCAACGAAGATTCGGCGATCAACCTGCTGCGCACGCACGCGATCGACTACATCTTCCAGCCCTCGATCCAAACGTACCTGACGCTGCGGACGCTCACCGATTCAAAGATCGTCTGGGTCAACGCCAACGGATTCGAGGGTGTGGAGTTCAACATGTCGCACTCCGTCCTCGCCGACGCGCGCGTGCGTCGCGCGATCGCCGCCGCCATCGACAAGGTCTCGCTCACGCAGCGGTTGACGTACGGGCAGACGACGGTTGCGACCGAGGATCTGCCGAACTGGATTTGGGCATTCGATCCAAACGTGAAGTCGGTGCCCTACGATCCGGCGGCCGCAAAACGTCTGCTCGCGCAGGCGGGCTGGGTCGCCGGCCCTGATGGCGCGGTGCGCAGGAACGGGCAGCCGCTCGAACTGCTCTTCGTCACGGACAACGCGCTTGCGACGCACCGTTCCGAGGCGATTCTGATTCAAGCTGCGCTGCAAAAGATTGGGATCTCGCTCGAGGTCAAGTATTACCCGTTCGATATTCTGTACGCGCCGCAGGGAATGGGCGGCATCCAGCACGGCGGGAAGTTCGACATGCTCCTCTACTCCTGGTACTCAGGCATCGATCCCGACAACTCGTCGGAGCTGACCTGCGACAACTTTCCGCCGCACGGTTACAACGATCCGCGCTACTGCAGCGCAGCGATGGACGCCGCGCAGGCGCTGGCCCTATCGCACTACGATCAGGCGATGCGTACCGTGGCGTACTCGAGGATCGAGCATCTCCTCGCAATCGACAATCCGATCCTCTTCTTCTGGTGGCAACGCCAACAAGAGGCGATCAGCGTCGACTTCCATGGATTTGCACCTAATCCAGTCAATGAAGCGTGGAACGCGTGGAAGTGGAGTATCTAAGCACCGCATCATCGCCCCGTTCCAACTCAGACACATTCGTCGGGCGACATCCATGTCGCCCTCCTATCGTCTGCCTCGCGCCTTCCGCATCCGGCTGCGGCGCTCGGTCAGACGGTCTTCGTCGGAACGGGGCGATGATGCGGTGCTTAGACACGGCCAAAAAAGAAATTACCGGCTAAGGAGCGCTGCAGCCGCGCTACTTCCGCGTCGGGGTACGGGGCTCGGTCAGACGGTCCTCGTTGGGATCCCCTCGCACCGCGACAATTAGATCCTGCAGACGAGGATACTGGGGGCTAAGCGTTGCTTATGAAGACGTGAGAGCGCTCGTAGCACATTACGTCGAGCACTTCGGAGCCGGTGACCGACTCCAGGATACGGTCGACCCTTTCGTCCCATAGCGCATTGGCCCAGAGGTGACGCGTCTTCCACGTCGACATGACGGTCACGCTCGTCCCGTCGTCCGCCTGGAAAACTCGGCCCTCAATGAAACCTTCCATTTCGGTCGTGACGTGTCGCAAGAGATCGGTCACGCGCGACGCTAGCTCCTCACTCTTGTCGGGATCGAGCGCCGCAGACCAGATATGAACGACCGCGCGCGGTCCGCCGTTTGTTTCGTCATTTGGGAACTGCTCGCTCATCGGGGACATGATCCTTTCCTCTCTACTGCGAGTAACGTCTCTACTGCGAGTAACGTCGCGCAATTTGCTCGATTTCGCCGAGCGAAATAGCCGACAAGTCTGCGTCTTGCGCGGCGACCACGCGGTCGGAGATTTCCTTATGCCGCTCCTTGAGATACGCCAGCAAGTAGTTCATCGCGCTGCTCTTTCCCGTTCCGTCGCCGAGCAGAAGGATCGAGGGCGCGTTCCGTACGTGCTGCGCGATCCGCTCGTAGAACTCGTCTGCTTCCGGGACGCGCTGACCCTTATAGTCGGCCTCCTTCCGGTGTTCTAGGTGCCGTTGGAACCCGTGCGGGTCTAGCGGTTCGAGATGCTCGCCCTCCGTGAGGCGGCCCTCCGGCGCGGGCTCGAAGAATCGAGCGCGGCGGTGGTCGATCAGAATGGTTGTCATCCGGGATAGCTTCAGCGGCGCAGTTGAACGATCCCTAGCGAGCTTCGTTGCGAATCGCCGGCGTGAGCGCGGCACCGACGGCGGCGACGAAATACCCGAGCGTCGCGATCCACATCGCCGTATGCGGCGAGTGGTGGTCCGCGACCCACCCGAAGATCAGGATGCCCGGGGCCATTCCGCCAAGGACGAGGAGCCGCACTGCGCCCATCACGCGGCCGACCATCTCCTCGGGCGCAACGCGCATGCGGAAGCCGAGGATCTGCGCGATCTCGAAATTCGCGATTGCGTTGGAGGTCGACCAGAAGAATGCCGCCAGCCAAATGTTCGAGACCAGGACGACCGGCAAGAAGAACGCGGCGTCGAGGAGATACGCGACGACCAGCGCCCGCCCGAACGGCCAGCGCTCCGCAAACCGTGCCGCCAGCGACGCGCCGACCACCGCGCCCAGCGCCGAGAGGCCGAAAAAGATGCCGACCTGCTGATCGGTCGCATCGAAGCCTTTCTTGAGAAACGGAATCAGAATGGCGTAGCAGCCAAAACCGAATACATTGAAAGTAAAAGCGACCAGTGCTTGCGCGCGCATTCCGAGGTCGCCCCACAACTGACGATAGCCAAGCTTGATATCGGCGACGAGATTGCGCAGCGACGGCAGACCGGTCACTCGTTCGGGGCCCAGCGAAGGAATCCAGGCGAGCGAGACCTGCGAGGCAAGGTAGGTCACCGCGTTGACCGTCAGCGCGGGCAACGGCCCGAAGTAGGCAAAGATCGCGCCGCCGATCGCCGGCGTGATCAGGTTTGAGCCGTTCTCCGCGGCGATGAGCACCGCCATCGCTTTGGTCATTTTCTCTTTTCCGAGCAGATACGGAATGCTCGACGACTGGCCGCCCAGAAAGCCGGCCGCGCAGATCGACATGATCACGAGCCCCGAGTAGATCATCGGCAGCGTCAGGACATGCAGCGCATAGGTGACGGCGAAGATCGCCATTACGGCGAATCGCACCGCATCGCAGCCGATCATGAGCTTGCGCCGGTCGAGGCGGTCGGCAAGCGATCCGCCGACGAGCGAAAAGACCGAAAATGGCGCGACCTCACAGATCAGCGCCGTGCCGGTGGAGAGGGCGGAGTGCGTGAGGTGGTAGGCCAGCAGCGGAACGGAGAGCATGCGCAGACCGTCGCCGACGTAGCTGAAGGCTTGGCCCACAAAGTATCGCCGAAAGGCGCGCGAGGCGAAAACGCTCGTCGCCCGGACCCGCGGGCTCATCGGCTAATGGGCGAAAAGACGGGAGAGGTCGACGCTGATGCGATCCACGAGGCTGAAGTGATCCTCGGGATCGCCGCCGGACTGCCCCGTCACGACGGCCTCTATGCCGTGCAGCGCGTAGCGAAAAGCGCGCTGCAGCCGGCGCTCGCCAACGCGCCGCGCGACCGGCCGAAGGTACCGCTCGCGCCATCGCATCCGTTCCGGCAGCTCGCCGCCAGGAACCGAAAGCGCGTAGAGATATCCGCACTCCGTCGCCAGCGCGCCGAGCAGCGCGACGGCTCCGCGCGCGTTCTCCGAAAGGAATTCGTGGGCGATGGCGAGCGCCTGCGCGGTCTTGCCGTCGACGAGCGCGCTTGCGTATTCGTACGGCTTGGGGTCGCCGATCTCGAGCGCCTCCCGTTCCAAGTCGTTAACCGTGATCTTCTTCGCCGACAGCGCCAGCTTTTCGAGATCGTTGCGCACGGAAGTCAAATCGGCCGTGCCGCCGGCGAGCGCATTGACGGCGCGCGCGTCGGCTTTTGCGCCGAGGCGTTCGAGCGTATCGACGATGAAGCGCTCGCGGCTCGCTTCGTCGGCCGTGGTATCGATGCGCAGGCCGGTGCGTCCGGCGAGACTCCCAAAGGACTGCGGACGCTGGCTGCGCGGCGCGAGCAGATCGAGCAGCACGAGCGTGCTCCCTTCGGGAACCGCTTGCGCCGCCGCCCAGAGCTCGCGACGGGGATCGGCGCGCATCGTCTGCGCTTCGGTCACGATCACGACGCGGCGATCGGCCAGAAACGGCATCGCGGAGAGCGCCTCGCGCAGCGCCGAGAGATCGCCGAGATCGTCGGGGGTAAAACGCGAGAGGTTTAGTTCGCGCACGTCGACGGGCAATAGGCGGTCGAGAACGACCTCGAGCGCGCGGTCCGCAAAGACGCGCTCCGTGCCTTCGACGATGACGAGCTTGCCGATTCCCGGCTGCTTATCGAGAAATTCGTAGAACTTCAACGCGCGGCCGCAGTTCGAGATCGGGGATCGATTCGACGTATGGCGGCGCAACGCTGCCGCATTCGGTAACGAAGGCCGCGATCAGATGCCCCGGCGTCACGTCGAAGGCCGGGTTGTAGACGTTCGCCTCCTCCGAAGCGACGCGTGCCTCGCGGAAGCTGGTTACTTCGTCCGCCGATCGCTCTTCGATTGGAATCTGCTCGCCGCTGCGAATCGAAAAGTCGAACGTCGACCGCGGCGCGGCGACGTAGAACGGAATGCCGAAGTGAGCCGCGAGGATCGCGAGCGCGTAGGTGCCGATTTTATTGGCCGTATCGCCGTTCGAAGCGATTCGGTCGGCGCCCACGATCACCAGGTCGATTGCGCGCTGCTTCATCGTGATCGCCGCCGCCGAATCGACGATCAGGGTCGTATCGACGCCCGCTTGGCGTAACTCGAGGTAGCTCAGGCGCGCGCCTTGCAGCAGCGGACGCGTCTCGCACGTGTACGCGCGCGGCTTCTTCCCGGCGCGCTGCGCCGCGATGATGACGCCCGCGGCCGTGCCGCCGCCGGCCGTCGCCAACGGTCCGGTATCGCAAATCGTCAGGATCCGCGCGTTCTTGGGGACGAGCTCCAAACCGTTCTCTCCGATAAGCGCGTCGATCGCGATCTGCTCCTCGTGAATCGCGCGGGCTTCGGCCAATGGATCGGGCGCAGCCAGGACGCGGTCGACGGCCCAGGCGAGGTTGACCGCGGTCGGCCGCGAGCGGCGCACGCGCTGCGCGGCGGCAAAAAACTCCTCGTCGCCGGTGATGCCCTGACGCAGCGCGGCGATGCCGTAAGCGGCAAAGACGCCGATACACGGCGCACCGCGCACCGCGAGGCTCCGAATAGCCGCTTCGAGCTCCGCAGCGGTGCGCGCGCGCTCGTAACGAACCTCTCGGGGGAGCAGACGCTGGTCGAGGTAGAGAACCGCGTCGCCGTCCCACGCGACCGGAACGAACGCTTCCAACGCTAGCTTCGGAAGCCGGCGCGCGGCGCGCCGGCCGTCAGCGTAAGCATCGAGGCCGCAGCAAGCGCGGCGCTGTAGCCTTTATCTCCGCCCGAAGGGGCCGCGCGCTCCTGCGCCTGCGCGAGCGTTTCGGTCGTCAGCACCCCGAAGCCGATCGGCGTTCCGCTCTGCAGCGAGACGTTCATGATGCCGCGCGCGCACTCACCGGCAACGAACTCGAAGTGCGGCGTCTCGCCACGTACGACCGCACCCAGCGCAATCAGCGCGTCGAAACGCTCCGCTTCGATCAGGTTTTTGCATGCGAGCGGCAGCTCAAAACAGCCCGGCACGTCGTAGAGGCTGACGTCTTCGTCGCGGACGCCGCAGTCCCGCAAGGCGCGGCGCGCCCCGTCGACGAGCCCATCGGCGATCTCGACGTAAAAGCGTGCGGCGAGGATGCCGAAGCGCCGTCCCGCGCAGTCGGGCTTTGTGTTTTGCGATGGCGAGCCGGACTTCACGAGACCGCAACCTCATCGAACATGTGGCCGAGCTTCGCGCGCTTGGTATCGATGTAGTGCTTGTTGTGCGCGGTCGGAGTGGTCTGCAGCGGCGTGCGACCCACGATTTTAAGGCCATAGCCTTCGAGGCCAAAGATCTTCTTCGGGTTGTTCGTAACCAGACGCATCTCTCTCACGCCGAGATCGGCGAGGATCTGCGAGCCGATTCCGTAGTCGCGCTTATCGATCGGCAGACCGAGCGCGATGTTCGCCTCAACCGTGTCGGCGCCGCGGTCCTGGAGTTCATAGGCCCGCAGCTTGTTGGCAAGGCCGATGCCGCGTCCCTCTTGCCGCAAATACAGGAAGACGCCGCGCCCCTCGCGGGCGATCAGTTCCATCGCCGCGTCGCGCTGCGCCGCGCAGTCGCAGCGGATCGAGTGCAGGGCGTCGCCCGTCATACACTCGGAGTGGACGCGCACGAGAATCTCTCTACCGTCGTGGACGTCGCCCATCAGGAGCGCCACGTGGGTGTTTTCGTCGATCGTCGTGTTGTACGCGATGCCGCTGAACGTTCCGAAGACCGTCGGCAGTTCGAACTCCGCGATCTTCTGCACGAGCTTTTCGGTGCGCATGCGGTAGGCGATGAGATCTTTGACGGTGATCAGCTTGAGCGAATGCCGGTCGGCGTAGGAACGCAGCCCCTCCAGCCGTTCCATCGTCCCGTCGTCGGCCATGATCTCGCAGATGACGCCGGCCGGGTAAAGGCCGGCGAGCCGCGCCAAATCGACGGCGGCTTCGGTCTGTCCGGCCCGCACCAGGACGCCGCCGTCACGCGCGCGCAGCGGAAAGGTGTGCCCGGGCCGCAAGAAGTCGGCCGACTTTGCTTCAGGATCGAGCAGTCGTTTGATGGTCGCGGCACGATCGTGCGCGGAGATACCAGTCGTCGTCATGCCGCGCGCCTCGACCGAGACCGTGAAGGCGGTCTCGTGGACGGCGGTGTTCTCGCGAACCATCTGTGGAATGTGCAGCTCGTCGAGCCGCGCACCGGCCATCGGCACGCAGATCAGGCCCCCGGCGTGCTTGCGCATGAAGTTGATCGCCTCAGGCGTTACCATCTGGGCGGACATCACGAGATCGCCTTCGTTCTCGCGATCCTCGTCATCAAGCACGACGACCATCTTGCCGGATCGCACGTCGGCAATGGCCGCCTCGATCGAATCGAACGGGTTGGGCCGAGCCTCGAGCTCGCCGGCCAAGGCCGGCAGCACCGCGATCAGCCGCCGGAGCGTCCGATAGGTTGGTTCGCGCCGGCCGGCCCGCAGCAGCGAGATCGCCGACTCGGTGAGTCCGGCATTCTCCGCCAGCTCGGCCGCCGTGAGGTGCGCCTCGTCCATCGCCGAGTTCAGAACATCTGCAAAGCCGCTCATACACCTCAGAGTACGACTAACTTTACAGTTGTCAAGCCTTAATATTGACAAAGGTTATTGACCAAACGCATCAAAATTGCCACCAAGGAGGGTGTACACATGCGTAGACTCGCGTCGCGGCTACAGCTTTTGCTTGTGGTCGTTTCTCTGATCGCGACGTCCTGCACTGGCGGGGGAGCCGTCGCGCCGCCCGGTCCGGCGACGAACGACTCGGCCCCTCGGCCATCGCATGGTCAAACAGGGCCCCATCTCGAGAAGCCAGCCCTGATCACGATCGATCTGCTCACCGGGGATCTGTTGTACTGGCCCATTAAAGAGGGGCCATCCGGCACGCCGATCACGCTTACCGGCAACCTCGGGACCTACAACGCGAACGCTTTGGTTTCGAACGGCGACGTCGTCATCATCGCCAGTCAGACGCCCGCTGAGATCATCGAATACAACGTCAAGTCGAAAACCAAAACGACCGTGCCGGATCCCTTCGGCGCGCCGTCGCATGTGGCGGTCGACCGCGCGGGTACGATTTACGCGTTGAGCCGTCACCAGGTGGGCGTCTTCCCACAGGGCTCCTCTCAGCCGTACAAAGACGAGCAAGACGTCTTCGTCGCGGCGAGCAACGACATTTTTGAGCTCCCCGCCGGCTCGCGCGACGACTGCGTGAAGCCTCACGTTCGTCGTCCGAGTAACTTGGGCGGCATTGGAATCGACCCTAAAACCGACGAATTCATCGTCGTCGACAACCCGGGATACGGCTGCAGCTACGAAGGCCGGATAACGATCATCCGAAGCCCTATTCGGCCCGCACTTCCACCTCGCATGAGTTTTACGTGAGCTACTGCGCCGGAGGTTTTCGCTTAGACGCGCACTCGAAGCACATCTACATCTCCGATGAGACCGTCGACGAAAGCTACCCGCTAATCGATCGCTTTTCTTACCCGTCCCCAGTAGACGGCCAGTACTACGCCGACTACAACGCTTACACCGGCGGCTTCACGCTCGTTCCGAGCGCTCTGCCAAACTAGAGAGGAAAGGAACTATTATGTTTTCGCGACTCGTACTCGCGGCCGCGATGTTCGGCTTGTTCGCGGCGGCCGGATGCTCGGCGAACGGCAGCGGCACGAGCCTGCCGGCGCCATCTGTGCCCACCTCGTCGGCTTTCGCCGGCGGTGCGGCGTCAGCTCACCGAACCCTGACCGAGCCCGCGCTGATCGCGCTCGATGACAACACCGGGCGTTTGGAGTACTGGCCGCTGCGCGAGGGCGGCAGCCGCGACGCGCACTGGCTTTCGCGTCCTCTGGGAATCTCGGATTCCACCGCCATGGTTGCAAACGGAGACCAGCTCTACATCAGCAGCGAAATCCCGTCGGCCATTACAACCTATAACGTCGATACGAAAGCGAGCGGCACCCTCGCCGTTCCGTACGGAACGCCGCAAGACTTGGCGATCGACAAAGCGGGGACGCTGTACGCCCTCAGTCGGAGCGGGGTGGCGGTCTATCCGGCGGCCTCGGCGCAACCCTATCAGTTAACGTGCTCGGATATGGAGTATCCCTCGTCGATCGCGGTCGATAACGAGTCGGACGTTTTCGTTAACGGGACTTCCCAAAACAACGCGGGCGTCGTCGAAGAGTTCCCGGTCGGCTCGACGGGCTGCACCGAACTCCCGCTGCGGCCCGAAGTCGGCGCCCCCAGCGGCGTGGGAGTGGATCCCAACAACGATAACCTCGTCGTCCTCGATAACGTCTACTGCGCCGGCGGCCAGGAAGGGCGGATTACGGTCTACCGCCGTCCTTACGGCTCCAAGAACGAGCGCGTTCGCAATCTACACGCGAACTGTCCAGGGCAGTTCCGATTCGACTCGACTGCAAACGGGATACTCTTCGGCGACACGAATCCGGACCTCCGCGCGAGACGGCACCGGCGCGTCTGCCTTGCGTACAGCTGCATCGATCAACGGACCTTTCCCGACGCTGGGCACAATCGGATTTACACCGGCGGATTTCCGGGCGGGTTCACGACAATCCCAAACACGCTGCCAAATTAGCCTTCACTAATACTTGAAACGAGTGTTTCAAGTATGCTAGGATAACCGGTGTCGAGAACCCCGGACGACGCCCGGCGCGCCGAGCTGCTCGACCGTGCGGTGGATTACGTCTGCCGTCACGGGTTGGCCGACCTTTCGCTGCGTCCGCTGGCAAAGGCCGTCGGCTCGAGCCCTCGGGTCCTGCTCCACTATTTCGAATCGAAGGAGAATCTGGTTGTCGAGATCGTGCGGCAAGCCCGTGCCCGCCAACAAGCGATGATGGTCAACCTTAAACTCGCCGACGTGGCGCCGGGCGAAGTCGCACGCACGCTGTGGCGCGAGTGGAGCAAACCTCAGTGGGAGGCCGTTACGCGGCTTTCTTTTGAAGTGTACGCGTTGGCGCTGCAGGATCGCAAACGCTTTCCCGGTTATCTCGACAGCTCGGTCAATGGCTGGCTGCGCGCGCTCGAGAGCTGCGCGCAGGTTCCCGGCTGGGGGCCAAGGGAGGCGCAGACGCTAGCGACGATCTTGATCGCCGGCTTCCGCGGATTCTTGCTCGATCTGCTCGCCACGCACGATCGCGCGCGCATCGATCGCGCGGTCGATCGCTGGCTTGCGAGGATCTATGCAGCGTAGGAACGGGCCGCGCAGCGCTGCGACGATCTTTATCTTCGTCACCGTCCTGCTCGACATGCTGACGTTCGGCATGATCGGCCCGGTGCTTCCCAAGCTGATCGCCGGCTTCGTCGGCAACAACTACGGGCACGCCGCCGAGATCATCGGGCTCTTCGCGACCGTCTGGGCGCTGATGCAGTTCTTCTGCTCGCCGCTGCTGGGCATGCTCTCCGATCGCATCGGGCGCCACCCGGTTATCTTGATATCGAACGCGGTCGGCGTCGTCGATTATGCGATCATGGCGTTAGCGCCGAATCTCTGGTGGCTCTTCGCCGGCCGCGTGCTCTCCGGCATCGCGTCGTCGAATATGTCGACGGCAAGCGCGTACATCGCCGACGTCACGCCGCCGGAAAAGCGCGCCGCCGCCTTCGGCATGGTCGGCAGCGCCTTCGGTTTGGGATTCGTGCTCGGTCCGGCGATCGGCGGCCTTGTCGGAACGATCAACCCCCGCCTGACGTTCTGGGCGGCCGCGGCGTTTGCACTGATCAACACGCTCTACGGTCTCTTCGTGCTGCCGGAATCGCTGCCCGCGCAGCGGCGCACGCCGCGAATCGAATGGTCGCGCGCCAATCCGGTGGGAAGCCTGAAGCTGCTGCGCTCGCATCACGAGCTCTGGGGCCTCACGTGGGTGAACTTCATCACCTACACCGCGCACGAAATCTTTCCGACGGTCTGGGTGATCTACTGCATCGCCGCCTTCGGCTGGAGCACGGGAAGCGTCGGACTCACGCTGGCGCTGGTCGGCGTCGTCTCCGCGATCAACCAAGCAACGGCGGTCCGTCCCGTCGTCGCCAAACTCGGCGAACGCCGCGTGCTCCTCTTGAGCCTCGCGATCGCCGCAGCGGGCCTCGCCCTGATGGGGGTGAACAACGGCTACGCGTTCTTAGTCGCCGCGATTCTCATCTCGCTGCCGATGTACCAAGCCTCGTCGCAAGCGCTGATGACGCGCCGCGTAAAACCCGAAGAGCAGGGAGAGCTGCAGGGTGCGCTCGGCTCGGTGCGCGGCCTTTCGATGCTGATCGGCCCGTCGATCTTCACCCTGACCTTCGCCCAGTTTGCCGGGCCGTGGCGATCGTTCGGCCTCATCGGCGCGCCGTGGCTGCTCGCCGCAGCGATGTACACGCTCTCCTTGTTCGTCGC of the Candidatus Cybelea sp. genome contains:
- a CDS encoding MFS transporter; protein product: MSPRVRATSVFASRAFRRYFVGQAFSYVGDGLRMLSVPLLAYHLTHSALSTGTALICEVAPFSVFSLVGGSLADRLDRRKLMIGCDAVRFAVMAIFAVTYALHVLTLPMIYSGLVIMSICAAGFLGGQSSSIPYLLGKEKMTKAMAVLIAAENGSNLITPAIGGAIFAYFGPLPALTVNAVTYLASQVSLAWIPSLGPERVTGLPSLRNLVADIKLGYRQLWGDLGMRAQALVAFTFNVFGFGCYAILIPFLKKGFDATDQQVGIFFGLSALGAVVGASLAARFAERWPFGRALVVAYLLDAAFFLPVVLVSNIWLAAFFWSTSNAIANFEIAQILGFRMRVAPEEMVGRVMGAVRLLVLGGMAPGILIFGWVADHHSPHTAMWIATLGYFVAAVGAALTPAIRNEAR
- the mtnA gene encoding S-methyl-5-thioribose-1-phosphate isomerase encodes the protein MEAFVPVAWDGDAVLYLDQRLLPREVRYERARTAAELEAAIRSLAVRGAPCIGVFAAYGIAALRQGITGDEEFFAAAQRVRRSRPTAVNLAWAVDRVLAAPDPLAEARAIHEEQIAIDALIGENGLELVPKNARILTICDTGPLATAGGGTAAGVIIAAQRAGKKPRAYTCETRPLLQGARLSYLELRQAGVDTTLIVDSAAAITMKQRAIDLVIVGADRIASNGDTANKIGTYALAILAAHFGIPFYVAAPRSTFDFSIRSGEQIPIEERSADEVTSFREARVASEEANVYNPAFDVTPGHLIAAFVTECGSVAPPYVESIPDLELRPRVEVLRISR
- a CDS encoding bifunctional 3,4-dihydroxy-2-butanone-4-phosphate synthase/GTP cyclohydrolase II → MSGFADVLNSAMDEAHLTAAELAENAGLTESAISLLRAGRREPTYRTLRRLIAVLPALAGELEARPNPFDSIEAAIADVRSGKMVVVLDDEDRENEGDLVMSAQMVTPEAINFMRKHAGGLICVPMAGARLDELHIPQMVRENTAVHETAFTVSVEARGMTTTGISAHDRAATIKRLLDPEAKSADFLRPGHTFPLRARDGGVLVRAGQTEAAVDLARLAGLYPAGVICEIMADDGTMERLEGLRSYADRHSLKLITVKDLIAYRMRTEKLVQKIAEFELPTVFGTFSGIAYNTTIDENTHVALLMGDVHDGREILVRVHSECMTGDALHSIRCDCAAQRDAAMELIAREGRGVFLYLRQEGRGIGLANKLRAYELQDRGADTVEANIALGLPIDKRDYGIGSQILADLGVREMRLVTNNPKKIFGLEGYGLKIVGRTPLQTTPTAHNKHYIDTKRAKLGHMFDEVAVS
- a CDS encoding TetR/AcrR family transcriptional regulator: MSRTPDDARRAELLDRAVDYVCRHGLADLSLRPLAKAVGSSPRVLLHYFESKENLVVEIVRQARARQQAMMVNLKLADVAPGEVARTLWREWSKPQWEAVTRLSFEVYALALQDRKRFPGYLDSSVNGWLRALESCAQVPGWGPREAQTLATILIAGFRGFLLDLLATHDRARIDRAVDRWLARIYAA
- a CDS encoding antibiotic biosynthesis monooxygenase, which translates into the protein MSEQFPNDETNGGPRAVVHIWSAALDPDKSEELASRVTDLLRHVTTEMEGFIEGRVFQADDGTSVTVMSTWKTRHLWANALWDERVDRILESVTGSEVLDVMCYERSHVFISNA
- the ribH gene encoding 6,7-dimethyl-8-ribityllumazine synthase; this encodes MKSGSPSQNTKPDCAGRRFGILAARFYVEIADGLVDGARRALRDCGVRDEDVSLYDVPGCFELPLACKNLIEAERFDALIALGAVVRGETPHFEFVAGECARGIMNVSLQSGTPIGFGVLTTETLAQAQERAAPSGGDKGYSAALAAASMLTLTAGAPRAGFRS
- a CDS encoding TCR/Tet family MFS transporter; the protein is MQRRNGPRSAATIFIFVTVLLDMLTFGMIGPVLPKLIAGFVGNNYGHAAEIIGLFATVWALMQFFCSPLLGMLSDRIGRHPVILISNAVGVVDYAIMALAPNLWWLFAGRVLSGIASSNMSTASAYIADVTPPEKRAAAFGMVGSAFGLGFVLGPAIGGLVGTINPRLTFWAAAAFALINTLYGLFVLPESLPAQRRTPRIEWSRANPVGSLKLLRSHHELWGLTWVNFITYTAHEIFPTVWVIYCIAAFGWSTGSVGLTLALVGVVSAINQATAVRPVVAKLGERRVLLLSLAIAAAGLALMGVNNGYAFLVAAILISLPMYQASSQALMTRRVKPEEQGELQGALGSVRGLSMLIGPSIFTLTFAQFAGPWRSFGLIGAPWLLAAAMYTLSLFVASRATSRADDVVLPVEPVPPQYAESFET
- a CDS encoding ABC transporter substrate-binding protein codes for the protein MVPAHVLARDPDINRIPFNAAPTVSDGPFRFVAWRRGDRIELAANPGFFQGKPALQQVVIDFVPNEDSAINLLRTHAIDYIFQPSIQTYLTLRTLTDSKIVWVNANGFEGVEFNMSHSVLADARVRRAIAAAIDKVSLTQRLTYGQTTVATEDLPNWIWAFDPNVKSVPYDPAAAKRLLAQAGWVAGPDGAVRRNGQPLELLFVTDNALATHRSEAILIQAALQKIGISLEVKYYPFDILYAPQGMGGIQHGGKFDMLLYSWYSGIDPDNSSELTCDNFPPHGYNDPRYCSAAMDAAQALALSHYDQAMRTVAYSRIEHLLAIDNPILFFWWQRQQEAISVDFHGFAPNPVNEAWNAWKWSI